Proteins encoded in a region of the Syngnathus typhle isolate RoL2023-S1 ecotype Sweden linkage group LG20, RoL_Styp_1.0, whole genome shotgun sequence genome:
- the clptm1l gene encoding lipid scramblase CLPTM1L, with translation MFLKSSFTTLVVGVFVVYVAHTCWVMYGIVYTTPCEPPDGAGCITPFLAANPELQMSIYTALRPNAEGGHTLIHKEEILNINEKFERTVNVSLPKKTRNNGTLYALVFVHQAGVTPWQDPQEVHLVAHLTAYMVPKPPEISLISREDQSEDVTEEARQTKQRKEEEAKRGVSDQPVSHWRSRLTLNIVADQFVFDKEHVPNDVRRYLRAFQKGKKLVYLPLLFVDELSNRVKDLLEINSTSRVLPLTISYDAISLGRLRFWIHMQDAVYSLQQFGFTEKDADEIKGIFTDTNLYFLALTFFVAAFHLLFDFLAFKNDISFWKEKKSMVGMSSKAVLWRCFSTIIIFLYLFDEQTSLLVLIPAGIGSVIEVWKVKKALKIQVLWKGGKPTFLFGKLDESERRTEEYDTQAMKYLSYLLYPLCLGGALYALIFLRYKSWYSWLINSLVNGVYAFGFLFMLPQLFVNYKLKSVAHLPWKAFMYKAFNTFIDDVFAFIITMPTSHRLACFRDDAVFLIYLYQRWLYPVDKTRVNEYGISYDDNPERKSHKD, from the exons ATGTTTCTGAAATCGTCATTCACCACCCTGGTGGTGGGTGTGTTTGTGGTGTACGTTGCGCACACCTGCTGGGTGATGTACGGCATTGTGTACACCACGCCGTGCGAGCCCCCCGACGGCGCCGGCTGCATCACACCCTTCCTAGCAGCAAACCCGGAGCTCCAG ATGAGCATCTACACAGCCCTCCGGCCCAACGCAGAAGGAGGGCACACCCTCATCCACAAAGAGGAGATTCTTAATATCAACGAAAAGTTTGAGAG GACTGTGAACGTCTCGTTACCCAAGAAGACGCGCAACAACGGCACTCTGTACGCGCTGGTGTTTGTCCACCAGGCCGGAGTCACCCCGTGGCAGGACCCGCAGGAGGTGCACCTGGTGGCCCATCTCACCGCCTACATGGTGCCCAAGCCGCCCGAAATCTCCCTCATATCCCGAGAGGACCAAAGTGAG GATGTGACGGAAGAAGCTCGCCAGACCAAACAacgcaaagaagaagaagcaaaaaGAGGCGTGTCCGACCAGCCTGTCTCGCACTGGCGCTCTCGCCTGACGCTAAACATCGTGGCCGACCAATTTGTTTTTGACAAGGAACACGTTCCGAATGACGTGCGCCGCTACCTCCGAGC GTTTCAAAAGGGCAAGAAGCTGGTTTACCTACCTCTGCTCTTTGTTGACGAGCTCAGCAACCGCGTCAAGGATCTCCTG GAGATCAACAGTACCAGCCGGGTACTTCCTCTTACCATCTCCTATGACGCCATCTCCTTAGGAAGACTCCGCTTCTGGATCCACATGCAGGATGCGGTCTACTCCCTGCAACAGTTTG GCTTTACGGAGAAGGACGCCGATGAGATTAAAGGAATCTTCACAGACACCAACCTGTACTTCCTGGCTTTGACCTTCTTCGTGGCCGCCTTCCAT TTGCTTTTTGACTTCTTGGCCTTCAAGAATGACATCAGCTTCTGGAAAGAGAAGAAAAGCATGGTGGGGATGTCAAGCAAAGCTG TGCTGTGGCGATGCTTCAgcaccatcatcatcttcctttACCTGTTTGACGAGCAAACCAGCCTGCTGGTCCTCATCCCCGCCGGCATCGGCTCAGTCATCGAG GTGTGGAAAGTGAAGAAGGCCTTGAAGATTCAGGTCCTCTGGAAAGGAGGGAAACCGACGTTCCTG TTTGGCAAGTTAGACGAGTCGGAGAGAAGAACAGAAGAGTACGACACTCAG GCCATGAAGTACCTCTCGTACCTTCTCTACCCACTGTGCTTGGGAGGAGCGCTTTACGCCCTAATATTCCTGCGATATAAAAG TTGGTACTCGTGGCTCATTAACAGTCTGGTGAATG GTGTCTATGCCTTTGGCTTCCTCTTCATGCTTCCTCAGCTCTTTGTCAACTATAAG TTGAAATCGGTGGCCCATCTGCCCTGGAAGGCTTTCATGTATAAG GCATTCAACACCTTCATCGACGACGTGTTTGCCTTCATTATCACCATGCCGACGTCCCACCGACTGGCCTGTTTTCGAGACGATGCGGTCTTTCTCATTTACCTTTACCAGCGATG GCTCTACCCAGTGGACAAGACGAGAGTCAACGAGTATGGAATTTCGTACGACGACAATCCCGAAAGGAAATCTCACaaggactaa